The sequence atatacacatatatacatatgcacaaatatacatacatatatatatatatatatatatatatatatatatatatatatatataaatatatatacatacagacatatatatatatgtatatatatatatatatatatatatatatatatatatatatatatatacatacagacatatatatatatattacatacacacatatatgtatatatacctttttattccttcattcattccatCACTGCTAATGCCAAATAAATCTGGGTATTTCTCTTGTTcgactacgctctaccaatgccttcaatctctgccagacgtacgagatttcagaatataagtgaaaaaattgctctatatatatatatatatatatatatatatatatatatatatatatatatatatatatatatatatatatatatatatatatatatatatatatatatgaaatataaacaagCAAAGACAATTTTgtaaaactcagtcatgcagatgacgGCATCAATTAAATACTTTATctccattatttgtaaaaataattgcctGAAGCTTAGGGAGATTATGTACGATAtctttctgcatacatagaaataataaaacgattttcgatttctgaaagttgtacGTCTAAACACCATAGGGGACGGTAAAGCAATGTGGGTGTTCAAAACAGAGGTGATGAATTAGCTTAACTCGTGGATCTAAGCAGGTCAACTGACTGTCTGTCACTGCAAAACAGGAGCCACTCAGTTTAGCTCCAAAAGAAGAGATGCAAGCGGAGTGAAGATCAAATCCTTCGAGTCTGCGGGTTTTGGAAGACCGTTCTAtgcctcaatatggcacatctcccgcgaatgacttttgttcttaaattattttaaagctCTCATTATACTATAATTTTGgtctaataattaaaatattatcgaaatcaaagtcaaaagtaataattgtctacaaatatcaacattgcaaatgaaattaatgcaacacttcatttaaattaacataatactTTCTAATTTCTTATCTGCAAACTATGAATTCTAATAAACCCTGAAATTTCCTTCTAGTCGTCATTACGGGGTGCCAACggtagagcccgtgtcttgcataaggcaaggtaatagTATACATAGATTCTAGTCACATTATTCCCTCGGTGGACTCTTCTCTGTACTCATTCCCAGCCATCATCTTGTTAATATACACAAGGATGAGATTCTACCAGATTGTGAGGTTATTATATCAAGAGAATGTGTGAGAGGGAATGTTCATCTAAATCTACATactggtgcaaagcgggacttttcaacgcTATTCCCATTCTAGATTTGGCAGGAGGTTTGATCTtgaattttcacaacaaaaatgtctttaaagtaatgaagaaaaaaaaatatcaaaatgttaatggagaagaaaatatctaaacAAAAAACAAGTAGAACAAGTACAGTTTattgtccagtgcaggacaaaggcctcatacatgacaatatttatagtgagctgtgtcctagcttaaattccttcagttaccctcatgaaggaacacaagttaaagataaaactaaatcATGACAGATAGTTGCCTTTTATGTAGATCTCTGGTGGGGGGGAGGGTAGATAGAATGTGAATGCTGTAAAAGGTTATACAACAAGAAGTGTCTTTATAGGCCCCAAAATCAgagatagttataaaaaaaaattgaaatgacttTGCCCTAATTGTATAGATGAAGCCAAGTAAAAAAAGCCACGACAATTATGAtgaaaaaggataatttaaatgcaagaaatatggcaactcataataaagttcaaagtttacctaatactagaggtatggcacttcaaaatagaggtcaaaaaggctCTAATACTGaaggtaaggaacctcaatattACGTCATTGATCTTTTAATACTAGGTATATGGCACCTGTAAATAGAActtctaatggtaaaagtatggaACTTCAAAATTAGATGTCAGAAgagctctaatgctagaagtaaaaagctactaaaaagaggccaaagaacctctaatactagaggttaggaatttcaatatagaggtcaaagaacacccaatactagaagtatggcaccttcaACCAGAGGTCGAAGCAAAGCCCCCAATACCTAAAGTATAAAGGATGGCACCTGCAAATGgatgtcaaggaacttctaatgctagaagtatggtactTCAAAAAATAGATGTCATAGACCCTCTAACACCGGAAGTAAGGAGCGTCCATATAgaagtcaaggagcctctaatactagaggtatggcacctcaaaatagaggtcaaagaacctctaatgctaaaagtgtggcacttcaaaaatatatgtcaaagaccctctaatgctaaaggtaaagagctaataaataaaggtaaaaaagcttcTATTACTAGGGGTAAGTTACTTCaatatagaggccaaagagcctctaatactaaaagtatggcatctcgaaatagatgtcaaagaacctctaatgctagacgtatgtcacttcaaaaatagatatatGAGGCCTTCTAATGCTAGTGGTAATGAGCTTCTAAATACAGgttaaagagcctttaatactagaagAAAAGAATCTCtatatagatgtcaaagaacctcaaatgctagaagtattgcacctcaaaataaaggttaaataCCCCCTAAAGGTAGAAGAAAGACCCCATTAAATAGACGTTAAAGACCCTCTAAgagtctaatgctagaagtatggcacctcaaaatagaggttaaggagtctctaatgctaaaagtatggcacccctCCAAATCTTAGCCCAGGTAGTTTGGAACCGATTTCAGGCTACATGGGGGGAGGGACTTAAAAACCGTTTCAAGCTACCACGAGAGTTATTTGTATttggttttaagctacccccctgatATTAAACTAAATACCCCAGCCCCCAACTCCGACATTTTTACACAGGATCTCATCCTTTACAAATATCAATCAATTGCTTTTGATGAGgccaaacacaatatatatatatatatatatatatatatatatatatatatatatatatacatatatatttatacatatatacagatatacatgtgcatatgtatacatatatatacatatacatatatacgtatatatgtatacatatatacacacatatacatacagtatattcatatatatgtatatatatatgtatatatatatatatatatatatatatatatatatataaacgcatacatatatacatatgcatatatatacatatacacatatacatatttacacacacacacacacatatatatatatatatatatatatatatatatatatatatatatatatatatatacgtatatgtacacatatatacatatacatatatatgtatatatatatatatatgtatatatacatatatgtacacctatacatacagtatattcatgtatacgtataaatatacacatatacgcatacgtatacatatatacatatacatatatacacatacatatatatatatatatatatatatatatataattatatatacatatgcatatatatacatatatacatgtccattatatatacatatatacatatacacataaacatacataaatatgtacataaatatacatatgcatacgtatatacatatacacatatatatataaacatatatatatatatatatacatatacataaataaatatgtacatatacgtatacatatatgcatatacacatatatatacatatatatacacatatatatacatttatacatacacatacatatattcatatatatttatatatacatatatatacatatatacatatacatacatacatatattcatatatgtatatatacatacacatattcatatatatatacatgtatatatgtatatatacacacacacacacacacatatatatatatatatatacacatgtataaatatatacaggtatgcagacaattcgtcgaaatgacaattcgtcgaaatgacaactcgtcgaaatgacaattcgtagAACTGTCAATTCGTCAAAATGAATGGTAGTTTGgaataatttctgtttttaagtatcTAATATCAAACATTTTACTATAGCCCATGAGCTAAATGAAATTCACCAAGACCGAGCGAGGTGCTAGAAAACTTTTGCATGAAGGTTTCTTACACAATTGATAAGAAACTTTGTGATAAAATATACCGGATATGTGAAAAACAGAGTGAGTTTGGAGCAAGATTACAGAGTTTGGAGCAAGATTACAAAATATTGATGATATAATTCAAAGAAATCCTTCACGGGATTACCATCCGCCAAATGATACTCGAAATGCTGCCTTGTAAAttgtaaatgaaattaagcatCGGGCTTGTGAAACCGAAGAAGTGACTGGCTGTATAGTATATAATGCAACATGCAATATGCTTTTGAGTGTTGCAGGAGCACTACTTaaaaaaatcttctcttttgaGAACAGTGAATAGAAAAACGTCCGTAAAAAAGATGAAGGCTTAAACGTTACGACAAGATGTTAGAATTTCAAGTTGTCTGAAGACGAAAAAGTGACTATTTATGGAACTTCTAGAAATTTTACCTTTTATCCCAAAACTGtatttggttttgtgatggcacattCGACTGCGTTCTAGTTAATTCACAGTTGTACGCTATTCATGCTctaattgctaaaaataaaaccttaccattgcCATACTTTCTGTCGGGCTCAAAGGACGAGAAGACTTATgtcattattttcacatttataaatcaaagtcgaagcttgaatgtttcatccattatgatTCTCAACCTGGGGTTCGCGAAACCCAGGGGTTCAAAACCAGATTTCAAGGGGTACTTAGATGGCtgacaaaaaatttttttttagatagttacatctgctcagagagagagagagagagagagagagagagagagagagagagagagagagagagagagagagagagagagagagagagtgtgtgtgtgtgtgtgtgtgtgtgtgacggaggGGCGCGCCATATCGTGTCGGTTTAATTTCAAACAGCAACGTGAGTGAGGGTGGGGGACAGTTACGTGGACACTGGACAGTCAGCTCACTCAGCTAGCCAACAGACACTGATGCACATCGTAGATGTTGCTCCTGTCTCCAACGCCTTTTGTTTGCTTAAATGGGGTtagttcgtgtttttttttattctgtattgaatattcttttatcattGGCAATATTATACATGCATTTCACAGTATACTCGTACGTGTATATAGCTTTGGTTATAAAAAAGTTCCTCTTCTACAATTCCAGATATCGTTATGGCCTCATCAGCGAAGAAACGGCAGTATGATGAAAGCTACATTCAGTATGGATTCACTGCTATCAACAAAAGTGGGATTGAATTTCCACAGTGTGTATTATGCCACAAAGTTTTGTCACTGGAGTGCATGAAGCCTAGCTTTCTCAAACGCCATCTAAACAGCTGTCATCCAAGTTTTATAAGCATGAATGCTGCTTTCTTCAAGCAAAAGGAAGAGGGATTGAAGCGAGCACGCTTCGATTGTTCGGGACATTTCAGGCAACAAAATGAAGCTGGTTTGCGTGCATCCTACATGGTATCACTGAGAATTGCACAAGAAAAGAAACCTCACAACATTGCAGAAAAGTTGATAGTTCCTTGCTGCAAAGATATAATACGTTGTGTTATTGGTTGTGATGCTGAGCAGAAGGTCACATCAGTACCTCTCTCAAATGATACTGTTCATCGACGAATAGTAGATATGTCTGAGGATGTCAAACAACAAGTAATTGCTGAATTAAAGGAAGCCTCTTTAGGAAAATTTGCAATCCAGCTTGACGAGTCGACTGACGTGGCTGCTTGTGCACAACTCCTAGTGTTTGTGCGATACGTCACTGGTCAAGATTTCAAGGAAGAGTTTTTGTTCTGTCATACCTTGAATACGACTACTAGAGGTGAAGACATTTTCAATGAAGTCTCATTGTTTTTTGAGAAAGAAGGACTGTCTTGGAATAATGTATGTGCATGCACAACTGACGGAGCACCAGCAATGCTTGGTCGTCGATCAGGATTTCGAGGAAGAGTGAATCAGGTGAATCCTGAAACCAAGCATCTTCATTGCATGCTTCATAGATATGCCCTGGCATCCAAAACTCTCCCACCTGATTTAGAATTAGTCCTGGATGATGTTGTGCACATGGTAAATGCCATCAAGTCAAGCGCCCAAAATACAAGACTGTTTTCCCTTCTGTGCCAAGAGtttggaagtgatgaagaagtgtTGCTCCTTCACACTGAGGTTCGCTGGCTGTCGAGGGGGAATGTGGTATCAAGAGTAGAATCACTAAAGGAGGAgctcactgaattcttcaaatgtGACAACAAGGCAAAGTCACTTGAGTTCACCAAGAAATTGTCAGACAGCCAGTGGCTTCAGAAGCTGGCCTACCTGAGTGACATATTCTTACGCCTCAACTCATTTAACTTATCCCTCCAAGGCCGTTTTGCCACAGTGAGTGATTTCATGGACAAACTTAGGTCACTGACCATGAAGCTGGAGCTTTGGGAAGGGAAGGTCAAAGATGGAAATCTTAGCATGTTTGAACACCTTGGTGAGGCACTTGATAAAAGTCAAAACACTGGAAAACAAGATGTGATGCAACTTGTGCAATCACATCTAGCTTCTCTGCGGATGGAGCTGCAGTCTTACTTCCCCGAATTGAGTGAATTGGAATCAAAATTGATTAGAAACCCTTTCATTGTGAATGTGCACCTTCTCCCAGATAACATGCAAGAGGAGTTCTTAGAGTTGGTGAACGACTCTGTTGCAAAAGATGCATTTGAAACACTTTCCCTAACCAAGTTCTAGGCTAAAATGAGTGAAATTTACCCTGTTGTACCTAAAGTAGTTCTGAACTCTTTGTTGATGTTCCCTAGTACTTAtctgtgtgagcaaggattttcaacGCTGTTGAACATGAAAACCAAACATCGATCACGGCTTAATGTGGAACATGACCTACGATTGTGCCTGTCTAATACTGCTCCTCGAATTGAGAAACTTGTTTGTAACAGACAGGCACAGCCTTCACACTGAAGTTCAGTAATGGTtgataaaggaaatattgtttcattTCTGCATGTGTAGTATCACTGTAAAATACTTGGAATATTCATGTTTCATctcaataaagtaataaaaatttgaataatttcataatatccTATGTTGTACCATTGTACATTGAGTTAGTTACTAAATTACCATTTTGTTCGATGTCAGATTACCGGGGGGTACTGGTAAATGGTCTTTTATCTCAGGGGATACTTGACGGGAAAAAGGTTGAGAAGACTATGGACAattcgacgaattgtcagttcgacgaattgtctgttcgacgaattgtcattcgacgagttgtcattctaccaattgtctttcgaccagtagtcaggctaccatatatacatatatataaatacatatatatacacatatatatgtgtatatatatgtaatatatatacatatatatgtatatatatatatacatatatatatatatatatatatatatatatatatatatatatatatatatatatatatatgtcatcatcatctcctcttccgcctatagacgcaaagagcctctgttaggcgttgggcacaactggccgtatgaattttttagccgtacgtgtccgggaatttttcagtcgtagccatgaaatcctgcgatgtaaggccttgggcacaactggctgtactaccagctacggggggtattcgggcaaaatttgtgtgatatcgtgggtgtgacgcaaggggcacgcaacagtctttgatcTCGCAGCCCGCCggataccagccgcagaatctgcacGTACGTGCGTGGCTcctacttgtgacgcaagttacccacaaattacacgcacgaccaatgtgcagAGATCATGCCTCGGAAAATCCTACggcacacgcacggcttacttgcgtcagacgtgcatcctgtttGCGACTACAAAtattcttgactgccgcagaacattttagtgcagcgagtgaagattctgcggctagtatacggcgggctacgaagTCAAAGACTGTTGCgagccccttgcgtcacaccctcGATTTCACACCAATTTTGCCCATATAACCCCCGTAggtggtagtacggccagttgtgcccaacgccttagatttcgccagtcgtctctgtcttgggcttttaattcaataattctcaattcatcatctggtatatatatatatatatatatatatatatatatatatatatatatatatatatatatatgtatctatatatatctatatatatatatatatatatatatatatatatatatatataattccaaaatAAGAGTGGCCATCGAAGTGATCTTTTCCATAATGTAGTGTGTGATTTCTAAATGTTTTGGACACTTTGAACTGAGTACGGTCAGTCTCTTCTTAATGAGAAGGAGAGACAGGATGACTTCCGATGTCAGTGGAGGATTAGCGGCTTGGACTGGAACTCAGATAAAGTACTTGGGCAGGAATATCTGCTTTTGTTAATACCAGTTTCTCAaaccaaactcactctctctctctctctctctctctctctctctctctctctctctctctctctctctctctctctgacatatatAAGAATCGTTGGTTAGCCGCAATATGTTCATTTATTGATTGCATTCCAACTCTAGAACTCTATGGAACAAACAACCTAAGATGGCTGTTACTGAACGGAAAAATAATTCGCGTTAACAACAGCCAAAGAAATACTGTTGATTCTTCCACGAAACAGTAAAGAGATATATTAATGAGCTTATTTGTCCTTTAGAAACATTAGGGACCAAAAAGGTATTGGTGAGTTAAACTTAGCAGAAAATGATCGGACCAA comes from Palaemon carinicauda isolate YSFRI2023 chromosome 3, ASM3689809v2, whole genome shotgun sequence and encodes:
- the LOC137638890 gene encoding zinc finger BED domain-containing protein 5-like yields the protein MNAAFFKQKEEGLKRARFDCSGHFRQQNEAGLRASYMVSLRIAQEKKPHNIAEKLIVPCCKDIIRCVIGCDAEQKVTSVPLSNDTVHRRIVDMSEDVKQQVIAELKEASLGKFAIQLDESTDVAACAQLLVFVRYVTGQDFKEEFLFCHTLNTTTRGEDIFNEVSLFFEKEGLSWNNVCACTTDGAPAMLGRRSGFRGRVNQVNPETKHLHCMLHRYALASKTLPPDLELVLDDVVHMVNAIKSSAQNTRLFSLLCQEFGSDEEVLLLHTEVRWLSRGNVVSRVESLKEELTEFFKCDNKAKSLEFTKKLSDSQWLQKLAYLSDIFLRLNSFNLSLQGRFATVSDFMDKLRSLTMKLELWEGKVKDGNLSMFEHLGEALDKSQNTGKQDVMQLVQSHLASLRMELQSYFPELSELESKLIRNPFIVNVHLLPDNMQEEFLELVNDSVAKDAFETLSLTKF